GAGAAAAAACCTCTGTATCATTATTTACCCGGTACGTTTATTGTCAGCGCCGGTCCTAACGGTTGCAATCTGAGTTGTAAGCATTGCCAAAACTGGACGATCTCTCAAGAAGAAGCTCCCACACGGTTTATATCGCCGGAGCAAATGGCGCGACTGGCCGGGGAGAGAGGTTCTATAGGACTGGCTTTTACTTATTCCGAGCCGCTTATCTGGTATGAGTATATCCGTGAAGTTGCCCCGCTGTTGCACGAGGCTGGTCTTAAGGCGGTGTTGGTCAGCAACGGCTATATCAATCCCAGGCCGCTGGCCGAGTTACTGCCGCATCTGGATGCGGTCAATTTCGATCTCAAGTCCATTCGCGACGATTTCTATCGCAAGATATGCAAAGGGACAATTAACGCGGTTCTCGATGCAATCAGGGCTACCCGGGCTGCCGGGGTGCATCTGGAAGTCACCAACCTGATCATTCCCGGTCTGAACGACAGCGAGCGTGATTTGGTCGATCTCTGTGATTTTGTTGCTTCCGTCTCGGACATGATTCCGCTGCATTTTTCCGCGTATCATCCATCGTATAAGATGGACCGACCGCCTACCCCTGCCGAAACTATGAAAAGGGCCTTTGACCTTGCCTCGGACCGGCTGAAATATGTTTTTGTCGGAAATATGAGCCTTCCGGGATGCTCCAACAGCCGGTGCCCTCAATGCGGAGCACTACTCGTTGAACGAAGCGGTTACCGGACGGAGATCAAGGGGCTTGATGAGAACGGTAATTGCACCGGATGTGGATTTCAAACAGAAATCGTGGTTGCAGCGTCAATAAGCTGAGACAAACTGATAACGTGGCAAACGATCGACCAGAACCAAGATACACTGTGCTCAAACGGGCAATCCTGCTGAGTATTCTGCTTGTTCTTTTGTGCGGTAATGCCGCCGCCCAATTTTACTACGGGAAGAATAAAGTTCAGTATACGAATTTCGATTGGCAGGTAATGCACACCGAGCATTTCAATATCTACTTCTATGAGGAAGAAGTGGCGCTGGCTCGAACGGCGGCGCAACTGGCAGAGACCTCTTACGAAGTTCTTTCCGCTCGTTATAATCACGAGATACCCAGGAAAGTCCCGCTCATTATCTATTCGTCCCCGAGTTATTTCTCGCAGACAAATATCCTGCCGTACCTGTTACCGGAGTCGGTGGGCGGTTTTACGGAGTTTATCAAAGGGCGGGTGGCCGTGCCGTTCAACGGCTCCTATGCTGATTTCGCCCATGTGGTGCGCCATGAATTGGTGCACGCTTTTATGATTTCGCGACTCGATGCCGTATTTAACCGTCAGCGGCGCGGTAAATTCCATTATCCTCCGTTGTGGTTTACGGAGGGACTGGCCGAGTATTGGTCGAACCAATGGGGCAGTGAAGAGGACATGACGCTCGGAGATATGGTTCTGAGCAATCGTCTGGAGGGGATCAACACGCTCTGGCGTTTATCCGGTACTTACTATATGTATAAAGGCGGGGAGTCGCTTCTGCACTTTATCGATTCCACCTATGGCCCCGATAAAATTCCGCTTCTGTTCGAGAACTGGCACAAAGGGAAGAATTTTGACGAAGTTGTCAAACTCACTTTGGGCGACAACCTGAAGGATGTCTCCGACAAGTGGGTCTACTGGCTCAAGCGACGTTACTATCCGGAGTTAGGCGAGTACGGTCTGCCTAAAGGGGAATCAAAGTTCATTACCGATGAGCGTTTCGCCGAAAAGGGAGTGCCGATTACCTGGGATGACGGCCGGGGTACGAAGGAATGGATTATCTACAAAGCCTATTGCATGGGTTACACCGGGATCTATATGAAACCGCTCGCTCCCGGCGGCAGGGAACGCAAGGTGCTGGTAAAAGGAGAACGGTCGGCGGATTATGAATCCCTGCACATTCTTCGTAGCGGCATTGACGCCAACGATTCCGGACTGGTAGTCTTTTCGTCCAAATCAAAAGAGTGTGATGTCCTGTATATTCTCGATCTCAATGAAAATCGGGTAACACAACGCTATGAGTTCGCCGATCTGATCGAAGCCCGCTCTCCGCGTCTGTCGCCCGAGGGGGACAGAGTCGTGTTCTCCGGCGTTAAAAAAGACGGTTACACCAACATCTATCTCCTCAATCTTGCCCGGGGCGATTACTATGCTGTCACCGATGATGTTTTTGACGACGCCGATCCATGTTTTACCATCGATGGCCGTTCCCTGGTGTTTTCTTCCGACCGTTGTGTCGGCGGCCCTGACGGAGCCTACAATTTATATCAGATAGATCTTGATAGCCGCACCATGAAACAAATCACCTTTGGTGCGTTTGCCGATAAAAGTCCTGAGTGTACCTCACGAGGGATATATTTCTCCTCGGATCGGAATGGTTTCCCCAACCTGTTCTTGATGGATCATCAGGGGCAATTGACCGAGCAGTCGACTTATGCCACCGGTGCTTTTGACCCGCGTCTTACTTCCGACGGCAAACGTCTGACTTACACCGGTTATCAGGATATGGCTTATCGAATCTACGTGATGGATCTTCCGGAACAACCGATCCCGGTGGAACAACCGGCGCCGGATACATTGCTAACCTGGACACCACCGCAATTGCCCGAGGAACACCGCAGTTCGACAGTAAGGTATCATACCGAATACAGCTTCGACATTGCTCAGTCAGCCATGATTTACGATCCGGTTTATGGCTCTCTGGGCGGAGTACAGGCAGCTATTACGGATATGCTGGGAAATCATGCGATACACTTCCTACTGACGAACTCGGCTCAGACTAAGGATGAATTTCTTGAATCGTTCAATGTCGGCGTAACCTATATCAATAGGAAGACACGCATCAATAAAGGACTAGGGCTTTTTCATCTATACGATGAATACTACAACGACTACGATAAATACTATTACGAGCGGCAGGCCGGTGCGCTGGGATTTGTCAGTTATCCGTTTTCGAAATTCAGCCGCGTTGATCTGACTACGGTTGCGCGTTATTCCAAACGCGATAGTCGATACAATTTCAATAATCGC
This is a stretch of genomic DNA from Candidatus Zixiibacteriota bacterium. It encodes these proteins:
- the amrS gene encoding AmmeMemoRadiSam system radical SAM enzyme, with translation MQREAAFYRKLDDDKVQCVLCPADCTLKPGQVGICGCRRNESGILYTDNFGEAVSIAIDPIEKKPLYHYLPGTFIVSAGPNGCNLSCKHCQNWTISQEEAPTRFISPEQMARLAGERGSIGLAFTYSEPLIWYEYIREVAPLLHEAGLKAVLVSNGYINPRPLAELLPHLDAVNFDLKSIRDDFYRKICKGTINAVLDAIRATRAAGVHLEVTNLIIPGLNDSERDLVDLCDFVASVSDMIPLHFSAYHPSYKMDRPPTPAETMKRAFDLASDRLKYVFVGNMSLPGCSNSRCPQCGALLVERSGYRTEIKGLDENGNCTGCGFQTEIVVAASIS